The nucleotide window GACATCCCCCATAGCTGGGTGTCAAATTATGAAGAGTGTGACAATTACCAAGTTAAACAAAGGCCCTAGGATATCGATTTCAATATTGGTTTTAAGAACCTTGCTTGCtcgtatatgaaaattttcccttaatcaagaatgaaaattgaaaataaccaacttaaaattatattagtatataAGACCTCTTATAAACTTTTGGACTATAAGACCATTAAATgcaaaataaatagaaattttttaagtataatatgttagtatttaACAAAATGTTTGTTTTATAAAGTAAGTTATTGTAAATTAGTTCTTCAACTTTCATGCCGATTTTTTGGTCttcatttatgaaaaatgaaacaaagttaactataaaaacaatataaggaTTAAGGTACGTACAACATACTAAAACTACAAAAAATGGTTAAATATTCTGCTACAGGTTAATGGCATGAGCTTCATCATTGTACTATAAAATGGCTTCCAGAGAAAAATCATAAAGTGAGTAGCAGAAAAGAAGACAAGAATATATAGGACAATGATGGAAAACACAACGAAGTTCATAGTGGCAAAGCTCGTCTTGGTTCTGTTTGTGTCAACAACTAGAGCTCGCTCAATTTTTGACGTTACAAAAGAAGCTGCAAAGATTGAAGCTGATATCAAACAGGTAATTACATGCCTAAGGaaactcaaaatatgtatagataaaaatttatcatctcATTTAATCAATGTTGTTTGGAAATATATTAGGCTTTAACTAGTTCATGGAGCAAGGCATGTGCGTCAACTATCCCTAGCAAAGTGCTTATTCCAAAAGGGATATACTTGTTAAGTCCATTGACTTTAGAAGGTCCATGCAAAGCTGCTATCGAGGTTGAGGTTCAAGGCACCCTTAAAGCCATAACCAATAGCAAAATGACCAAGGATGGTAGTTGGGTCACTTTCCAACGTATCGAACTCTTCACATTGTCAGGTGGTGGAACTTTTGATGGCCAAGGAGCCAAAGCTTGGGGTACCTGTGGCAATAATTTTTGCAAACAACTTCCCAtcgtaagattttttttaattcaatcatatCTGTCATAAATAAGTAATTAATAACTGTGGTATATGTAAAACTAACATAAATTCTTTTCATCATTTGATAGAATATAAGGTTCGACTTCATCATCAAGGGTTTTGTCCATAATATAAATTCAATGAACAGcaaacaatttcattttaacGTCTTGGGTTGCAACGACTTAACTTTTCAACGCGTTGGCATTATTGCACCAGCTGATAGCCACAACACTGACGGGATCCACATTGGAAGATCTAatggaattaaaataatagattCAGACATCAGAACAGGTGATGATTGTGTCTCCATTGGTGATGGTagcaaaaatatatcaattaccAATGTTGAATGCGGACCTGGTCATGGTATCAGTGTAGGAAGCTTAGGAAAGTTTGAGAAAGAAGAACCCGTGTTTGGAATCAGTGTCAAGAATTGCACTTTAACTAATACTGACAATGGTGTTAGAATAAAAACTTGGCCAGCTTCTACTGTTAATTCTGCATCAATGATTCATTTCGAGGACATTAACATGGTTAATGTTAGCAATCCTATCCTCATAGATCAAGTATATTGTCCATGGAATCAATGCAATGCTAAGGTTCCATCACGAGTTAAGCTTAGTAATATCAGCTTCAAGAGAATTCGGGGTACTTCCGCAACTCCTGTTGCTATGAAGCTTGTTTGTAGCAGTGGTACGCCATGTCAAGGTGTGGAGGTTGCTGATATTCAACTTAAATACATTGGAAAAGGACCAGCAATATCTGAATGTGAAAATGTCAAACCCATGATTTCTGGTGCAGTGAACCCGCCTGCATGCAGCAGCAAAGCTTAATTTCATTTCACATATTTATGGATCATATTACCCTATATATACATGTTATATTCATTACTTGATGGAATGATGTATTTAGTCATTTgcatatcaataaaatcattttcattatttccaCTACATATAGATATTTCTGTCCAATATCAAGgtctattattaaaatattgtctattttaaacaaataatttatcacaattttgtttaaagttttgtACTTAAAATCCATTTTAACAGTTTTGAagttcataaattatttaattaattttattttaatatctaaaacgATATGGGTTAttgatatatattcaatatctCTCATGTTTGTTGATACAAAATTTACCTACAGTATTACAGAATCAGTTAAcaagttttttcaattttggaaGTAAGCAAATTGCAATCTGCAACTAACAATTAGAACTTTAATGTTTTCTCATAGTCAGAAAATATGAGGAAAtagttatgattttatatatgttttgtataagtgtacaattatatatatatacacaagaGAAACCTAAAATAGTTGAGGAGATAACAAACTCTAATTAATAGTAGTTGAAACAATAACAAACTCTAACTAATAGTTATCTCCTAATACGCTCCCCCACAAGCTAATGGTTGCATCGGACACAACCGAAGCTTGGAAGCAAACACAGAGAATGTCGACTTGGACAGCGGCTTTGTTAAGATGTCTGCTAGCTGATCTACAGAGGACATAATCCCAATTGAAATTGACTTGGAGGCAATTAAATCttgaacaaaatgaaaatcaatcTCCACATGTCTTGTCCGGGCACGAAACACTGGATTTGTAGAGAGAAATACTGCCCTTGCATTATCACACCATATGTGTGGAGGGCGCTTCAGATAGACACCTAGCTCGTCAAGGAGGTGAACTAACCATTTGATCTCCACACAAACATTAGCAACTGCCTTGAATTCTGATTCCGTTAATGAATGAGCAATAGTCTGTTGCTTTGCATACTTCCAAGACAGTAAATTCTTACCTAAGTAGATAAGGAAACCACCAGTAGACCGACGGTCATCCGAACATCCAGCCTAATCCGCATCACTAAAGACAGTCAACTGAGTTAATGCATCTCTAGAAATTAATGAACAAACAGACATGGTACCTTTCAAATACCAGAGTAACCGTTTTATTGCTTGGAGATGGTTAGTAGAAGGTGCATAGAGAAACTGACAAAGTTTGTTGACAGAAAATGAGATGTCAGGTCTGGTGAGCAGTAGATATTGCAAACGACCACACACTTGCCTGTACTTTGAAGCGTCAGCCAATGAGAGAGGAGACCCTTGAGACTGTGTTAACTGTGTGCTAGCTGCCATTGGTGTGGAACATGGTCGCCAGTCTTCCATCCCCATCTTAGACaagatatttgaaatatatccTTGCTGGGAAAGAAGTAGGCCCTGTGTATGTGAGTAGACTTCAACACTAAGAAAATGATGTAAATCCCTCAAGtcacataacaaaaatttatcagaCAATTTAGAAATAACAGAATTAATAAACGTAGTACGACTGCTAGTAataatgatatcatcaacatagacTAGAAGAAAATAGTACAAGTCAAGCTGACAATAAATAAATAGGGGTGGATCAGCAGTTGAGGACTTAAATCCCATATTACAGATGAACGAGCTAAATCACTAATACCAGGCCCGAGGTGCCTGTTTAAGCCTATACAAAGACTTCTTCAGTTTATAGACATAGTCAGGATGCAGTGGATTAACAAATCCTTGTGGTTGAACCATGAAAATGTCCTCTGCCAGATGTCCATTCAGAAAAGCATTACTAACATCCAATTGTCTGATGTTCCAACCCCTTGAAACGGCCACAAAGAGAACTGACCGAATTGTAACTGGTTTGACAACCGAACTAAATGTCTCTATAAAGTCAAGCCCATACTCTTGAGTATACCCACGCGCAACTAATCTTGCTTTGTATTGGTCCACTGTACCATCAggctttcttttaattttgtaaatcatGTGCAACTTTCCTAAACAACAAGATGAACACTTAGACACTGACACTTTTGAAAAAGAACAGGGTAATTGAAACCGTTGAACAAGTTGACGAACAGTGCAAAAATGAGGATGACCAAGTCGAGCATGCCAGTTTTCCAGAGTAACCAAATATGCCATAGCCTCCAAATGTTGTTGTCCCTGAAGTTGGCTACACAACTTGTAAAGGCCCAACTCACTTTTGCCGTGCAAGAGAATCTTCTTGGTAGTCTGATCCTTCACAAGACAAAAATCaggatgaaattcaaaaaaacaattattatcATGACAAAACTTTTGGACAGAAAGTAATGGCTTGGTAATATTAGAAACATGGAGGACATTGTGCAAGTATAAAGGTTGAGAAGAGAATGAAGCTATGCAACTTGAACCAACATGAGAGATAGGCAGTTTCATACCATTACTAATGATGACACCATCCTTACCCTTGTAGTCATCTAAAATTGTCAGTGAAGACAAGTTTGGCATCACATAAAAATTAGCACCAGTGTCAAGAAACCAAGAAACAGGAGAAGCCGCAGATGAGGAAGAACCCGCCTCTGAGGTCGACGGTAAAAGAGAAAGATGAGCCTACGGTTTCTGTCTTTGGAAATGTTGATGACCAAATAGTGGGACAAAGTTCTCATCAAAATGTCTCTTACAATCAAAGGCTTTATGATTAGACAAACCACATATTTGACAGGCATCAATTGAGGATCGGCCTAGGCCAGATTGGAATCCAGTCGAAAAACCACGTTTGTCGCATTGGCCACGATCACGACCATGAGAACTAGAGAGAAACTGAGTTGAAGAGGAGTTCAAACGCTGAGCGAGATTAACAGTTGGCAGTGTAGATTGTTGAGCCTTGAGAAGCAATTCATGGGCGACCAGTTGTCCATGTAATTCATTAAACATAACTGGTGTTGTGCGCTGTTGGAGACCACCAATGATGCCATTATAGTCAGATCCTAATTTGCAAAACACAATTGCATTGAATTCTGAATCTGAAATTGGTTGACCGACAAGAGACAGAGAGTCGGCTAGAGCTTTTGCTTGATATAGGTGTTCTAAAATAGATTTGTCATCTTTAGACAAGTTGTGTAATTCAATGTGTAATTGCGTGCGTTGAGCATGACTAACCACACCATATGCAATAGCAAGAGCTTTCCACACTTGTGAGGAGGATGTAAGACCAATAAGCTGTGGGTAAATTTCTTCTGTGATAGATGAAAGAAGCGAAGAAAACAAAATCTGGTCCTTGGTGAACCATGTTGTATAGGCCGGATTTGGTTCTAACTGATTGGTAATGGGATTAAGAATTTCTGTTGGTGGAGAAGGTTTAGAACCATTAAGGATACCATGAAGACCATAGAAATTTAACAAGGGAGTGAATTGCAACTTCcatgaaacataattttttgagGTAAGTTTAATGGAAAAGGTTTGATTGATGTGAGATATTGGAGAAAAAGATGGTAgattagaagaagaagaagaagaagaaatgattGTAGAGGTTGATGAGGAAGATGAATTGCTCATTTTGatttggctctgataccaagtcaGAAAATATGAGGAAAtagttatgattttatatatgttttgtataagtgtacaattatatatatatacacaagaGAAACCTAAAATAGTTGAGGAGATAACAAACTCTAACTAATAGTAGTTGAAACAATAACAAACTCTAACTAATAGTTATTTCCTAATACTCATACAATTTAATCATTCATAGATTAATCAACCCTCATGTCTATAgttgtctttctttctttagtCTCGCCCAATAGTGGTTGTTTCAAGCTTGTTCTCCTTGGATGACTTTATTATTCCTGGTAACAATTTCCATGCTTGTGAAACTAGCAATGACAAGTTTATTGGAACAATCCCCCTGCATTATGTGTTATGATTCTTCATCATTTGGAATACGTGTTCACCTATGATGGAATGCTTGTTTCATCTATTCTGAAACTTTAAACTATTTCCAATATGAGTCATACTTCTTACACCTACCAATCACTTCTCTTCGgcagtttaatttatttttaattattcttcaaatttaCTCATTTGTTACACAACGTCAAATCAAGAGACATTGATGTTGCTAAAAGAAATAGAGAAACTATTGTTCTTGATGTTCAAAATTGGATAGCGGAGGTGGGTAAAGTCTTTGCAATTAGGGTTTTTCCCATATTTGCAGTGATTGAGCTTGTAATTTCTATCTTATATGTAAGAACTTTTGCAATTAGCTAGGGTTTTTCACCATCTTTTgtattcaaagataaaattcagtctctctttttcttcttataatCATCTTCAATAACTATAACGACATTTCTCTATTTACTGCACATGGTTTTTCCATttaatttgggtttttcatgtaaaattttaatgttcTTATTATGTTTTGTGTTGATTTTGGCTATTTATTTTACTGAGTTTTATAACACAAAGTATGGAATTGATATCCATTAGCAATTACTTTCACATTGGAACTTGAACATGGAAAATGTTACTTTAGAATTATTGAATCATTTGTAACATAACCATGTCGAATCTTaggtttatgttgaacaaaaataacaatCTATATGAAAGTCTTATGCTTTCCTCTTATTCTCAGTAAACTCTTGATTCTCTTTTGAAGAAAAGAATCTCTCCATTTTCACtctaaaaaaggaaaaaataacaaactttGTCAGGATTAGGGCTACAAATGAGCCGAGTAAAGCTTGAGTTAACTTTTACTTGGGTCGGTgagtttaagtaaaataataataaatcttaaaagtttaaatttttacatttacatccttaaaattttactattttattttgaatataggataattgataaatttaaaagttaatttttatagttaaactTGAGTCAATGTTCCTATCTCTAGGTTCAAGCTTGGTATATACTCAATCAAGCCAAGTTGTAGTCCAACACTATTTGGCTCGACTCGATTAAAACGCTAGACTCAGGATGGAACCAAACAGCCTTGAGAGAAAAGGCAAAGGATGGAATTATTCAAAGGAGATTAATTACATACCATTAACTTCTCTTGTTGACATTCTATCCATCATTATTCATCATCTGTAAACATCCGAAATACAGAAATTTCAAAACATGGAAATTGTTTCTTCAACTATGGGTTCGATTGTCGAGAACATTTCCAAGCCTCTATTCGATGCAGCAGACCATCATATTGGTTTCCTGCTTCATTATAGTAACAACATTGAGGCATTAAGAAAGCAAGCTAAGAAACTCCAGGCCACCAAAGGCGACATACAACTAATGATCGATGCTGCTAAAAGAAACAATGAAGTAATCTTACTTGAGGTTCAAAACTGGATAACAGAAGCTGAAAATGTCCCTGTAGAAGCTGAAAAGTTTTTGGAAGATGAAGGCAAGGCAAACAAGAGGTGCTTCAAAGGGTGTTGCATTGATCTCAGATCACGTTATCGGTTCAACAAGGCGGCAAAGCAGAAGATTGCAGTGATGACTCGACTGCAAGATGATGTAAAATTCAAACCCATATCTCAGCCTGCTCCACCTCCTCCGGGAATTATTTCTTCGAGTGTTGAAGATTTTGATGTTAGAAATTTTACTGAtgaacattaattataattttagtttaataaataataatttatgaatgaATTTGATGTAATTAGTAAGAATAAACCTAATATGGTTTAAAGGTTAtgatctaattaaatattagtgTAACTCTTcaagttttttagatttttgattgAATCCAAGTATATAATAGCTAAACCTCCGTCGAAATTTTAACTaaacaattttattcatttaaagttgttatttaaTTAGGTTTTAAGGGCTTTACAAATCCAATGCAGAAAACATGACACTTGTGATATTATTGTAGtcataaactaatttaatccaatattttataatatttgcatTTATTGATCATATAGATTGATTGGTTTTAATTGTTCATGTAAATTAAAACTCACTTTTGAATCTATAGAATCAATCAAGAAAGAAACTAATCCTTGTAATATTGGATAACATTTGgggaaaaattaaattgaaagagATTGGTATTCCAATTGGGAAAGACCGTGGAGGTTGTAAGATTGTACTTACATCTCAAAGCAAAAATGTGTATGATGAAATGGATTGTGACAAGAGTCTTAGGTTCTATTCAATAAGTTTGTTATAGAACTGACAATTttcaatctaattaattaattcagtATAATACGTTAAAAATTAGGTTTGATTTGAGTATTTATCACACGAATTCTAATACAGTCGTATTCAGATAAACTTATTGCGAGTTAGATTATGCTTAAGTTGACCTTTCAAAACccaaaatgttttatatataaaaaaatatgtatgcatgtaGGTGCTTCATGTGTTTTATGTGATATAATGTTAATTAGTGCACTTATTGATTCTACTTGTATTATTTGTAAGTctgcataattttaatatgcatGTGTCATGTGTGTTAATTAATTGGgctattatttaatattcatgcgtagataataaaataagtaaacaataaagtttttgttaagctattttgttttgataaaattagtCAAATGAGTGAACGAATGGAAATGGGTTTTTGTTTTAACATGACATGACTTGATTCTTAATTAAACTAGTTTAGATTGTGTCATATCAATCCATTCATAGATTAGATTATGTTTGAATTAAGTGTTTTTAATCTTATTCTAA belongs to Mangifera indica cultivar Alphonso chromosome 2, CATAS_Mindica_2.1, whole genome shotgun sequence and includes:
- the LOC123200892 gene encoding exopolygalacturonase-like, whose protein sequence is MDVQLSTSGMDVTVGKNNEADREAMCSRKEDKNRITMENITKFIVAKFVLVLLVSTTTARSIFDVTKEGAKIEADINQALTSSWSKACASTIPSKVLIPKGIYLLSPLTLEGPCKAAIEVEVQGTLKAITNSKMTKDGSWVTFQRIELFTLSGGGTFDGQGAKAWGTCGNNFCKQLPINIRFDFIIKGFVHNINSMNSKQFHFNVLGCNDLTFQRVGIIAPADSHNTDGIHIGRSNGIKIIDSDIRTGDDCVSIGDGSKNISITNVECGPGHGISVGSLGKFEKEEPVFGISVKNCTLTNTDNGVRIKTWPASTVNSASMIHFEDINMVNVSNPILIDQVYCPWNQCNAKVPSRVKLSNISFKRIRGTSATPVAMKLVCSSGTPCQGVEVADIQLKYIGKGPAISECENVKPMISGAVNPPACSSKA